Proteins encoded together in one Rhizobacter sp. J219 window:
- a CDS encoding c-type cytochrome has product MARRRHAGMFLAGLLAASSVPAQPGGDLATRSLAATCAACHGTDGRAVSGAGMVSLRGLDRQYLQSQLTAFRDGTRPATVMHQIAKGYTPEQIEQLAAYFSALPRVAP; this is encoded by the coding sequence ATGGCGAGACGACGACACGCGGGCATGTTTCTGGCCGGCCTGCTGGCCGCATCGAGCGTGCCAGCGCAGCCTGGCGGCGACCTTGCCACACGCTCGCTCGCCGCGACCTGCGCGGCCTGCCACGGCACCGACGGCCGCGCGGTGAGCGGCGCCGGCATGGTGAGCCTGCGCGGCCTCGACCGGCAGTACCTGCAGTCGCAGCTGACCGCCTTTCGCGACGGCACCCGCCCCGCGACGGTGATGCACCAGATCGCCAAGGGCTACACACCGGAGCAGATCGAACAACTCGCGGCCTACTTCTCCGCGCTGCCGAGGGTGGCGCCGTGA
- a CDS encoding (2Fe-2S)-binding protein produces MATLHVNGKPRTVKVEPETPLLWVLREQLGLTGTKYGCGVAACGACTVHIDGQPTRSCVRPVSSVSAKEKIVTIEGLSAKGDHPVQKAWQAMDVPQCGYCQSGMIMAAAALLKQKPNPTDADIDAAMTNICRCGTYNRVRAAIKAAAKGGDMKKLAVDIQHIVEEGRTA; encoded by the coding sequence ATGGCCACCCTTCACGTCAACGGCAAACCCCGAACCGTCAAGGTCGAACCCGAGACACCGCTGTTGTGGGTGCTGCGCGAGCAACTCGGCCTGACCGGCACCAAGTACGGCTGCGGTGTCGCCGCCTGCGGCGCCTGCACGGTGCACATCGACGGCCAGCCCACGCGCAGCTGCGTGCGGCCGGTGTCGTCGGTGTCGGCGAAGGAGAAGATCGTGACGATCGAAGGCCTGTCGGCCAAGGGTGACCACCCGGTGCAGAAGGCCTGGCAGGCGATGGACGTGCCGCAGTGCGGCTACTGCCAGTCCGGAATGATCATGGCCGCGGCCGCGCTGCTGAAGCAAAAGCCCAACCCGACCGACGCCGACATCGACGCGGCGATGACCAACATCTGCCGCTGCGGCACCTACAACCGCGTGCGCGCCGCGATCAAGGCCGCGGCCAAGGGCGGCGACATGAAGAAGCTGGCGGTCGACATCCAGCACATCGTCGAGGAAGGGAGGACCGCATGA
- a CDS encoding cupin domain-containing protein has translation MSPNRIFPSAAHFQPTREGEPLRIVVAETPDAVIVAWHVEPGQCIPAHVHPEGQDTWTILSGRGDYQLDAAGTTRPLQAGDVVVAPRGCVHGVFNAGAEPLRFISVVSPAGAGYERLAD, from the coding sequence ATGAGCCCGAACCGCATCTTCCCCAGCGCCGCCCACTTCCAACCCACCCGCGAGGGTGAGCCGCTGCGCATCGTGGTGGCCGAAACGCCCGACGCGGTGATCGTGGCCTGGCACGTAGAGCCCGGCCAGTGCATCCCGGCCCATGTGCACCCCGAGGGGCAGGACACCTGGACCATCCTCAGCGGCCGCGGCGACTACCAGCTCGACGCGGCCGGCACGACGCGCCCGCTGCAGGCCGGCGACGTGGTGGTGGCCCCGCGCGGCTGTGTGCACGGCGTGTTCAACGCCGGTGCCGAGCCGCTGCGCTTCATCTCGGTCGTGTCGCCGGCGGGCGCCGGCTACGAACGCCTGGCCGACTGA
- a CDS encoding PEP-CTERM sorting domain-containing protein — protein sequence MPKPLIHQRVGALLLACVAGAAQATLITFDEHPYLPGPPGDEFAWYADPIGDRYDALGVDIGDGYLRPLGSDNEYTGSQYLLGGPSFSIRFTGALPTYVSLSFASPSPPLRSIVTASGPGSFSVLADTGGYYWGGPDIGLVETPYRAHSTASFFSLQGIAQLDFSTHGISRNIGKIDNLYFGHVPAVPEPASLALWAAGLGVLGALAKRQSARRS from the coding sequence ATGCCCAAGCCGCTCATTCACCAACGCGTCGGCGCACTGCTCCTGGCGTGTGTCGCCGGCGCCGCGCAAGCCACGCTGATCACTTTCGACGAACACCCATACCTGCCCGGCCCGCCAGGCGACGAATTCGCCTGGTATGCCGACCCGATCGGCGACCGCTACGACGCCCTCGGCGTGGACATCGGCGATGGCTACCTGCGGCCCCTCGGCAGCGACAACGAGTACACCGGCAGCCAGTACCTGCTCGGCGGCCCGTCGTTCAGCATTCGCTTCACCGGCGCGCTGCCGACTTACGTGAGCCTGTCCTTCGCCTCGCCGTCACCCCCGCTGCGGTCCATCGTCACCGCCAGCGGCCCGGGCAGTTTCTCGGTCCTGGCCGACACCGGTGGCTACTACTGGGGCGGGCCCGACATCGGCCTCGTGGAAACGCCCTACCGAGCGCACAGCACGGCCAGCTTCTTCTCCTTGCAGGGAATCGCCCAGCTCGACTTCTCGACCCACGGCATCAGCCGCAACATCGGCAAGATCGACAACCTTTATTTCGGCCACGTGCCGGCGGTGCCCGAGCCGGCCTCGCTGGCCCTTTGGGCCGCGGGCCTCGGCGTGCTGGGGGCGCTGGCGAAGCGTCAGTCGGCCAGGCGTTCGTAG
- a CDS encoding NAD(P)/FAD-dependent oxidoreductase codes for MKRRDLLLGSSAALTLGACGTAPTVPARAQVVVVGGGFGGATAARYVRLLSDRTIDVVLIEPEASFVSCPVSNLVLSGMRRLSDITHSYNTLVSRHGVTWVRDSATRLDTPTKTVTLAGGASVRYDKLVVSPGVELLFDEIAGLRAAHASGQVLPAWKAGPETLALRRQLEAMPDGGVYAISVPEAPYRCPPGPYERASVIAAYFQRAKPRAKVLILDANPDVTSKPTLFKKAWAELYPGRVEFRPLHKVIGVEGGRIRIEVQDDVRADVLNLLPPMRANTIAAESGLMNAGRWCKVDWLTLESTAAKDVHVLGDAVLAAGGMPKSGHMANAHAKVAAAAIVAQLTGQPVNPRPMLTNTCYSHVADASAIHVASVHEYVAAEATFKPVPGSGGVSAQRNEAEAAYAEGWARNIWADTLG; via the coding sequence GTGAAACGGCGCGACCTCCTGCTCGGCAGCAGCGCCGCACTCACGCTCGGGGCCTGCGGCACTGCGCCCACCGTGCCGGCACGCGCGCAGGTGGTGGTGGTCGGCGGCGGCTTCGGCGGCGCCACCGCGGCGCGTTACGTGCGACTGCTGTCCGACCGGACGATCGACGTGGTGCTGATCGAGCCAGAGGCGAGCTTCGTGTCGTGCCCGGTGTCGAACCTGGTGCTGAGCGGCATGCGCCGGCTGTCCGACATCACGCACTCGTACAACACGCTGGTGTCACGCCACGGGGTGACCTGGGTGCGTGACAGCGCCACCCGCCTCGACACCCCCACGAAGACCGTCACGCTCGCCGGCGGGGCGAGCGTGCGCTACGACAAGCTGGTCGTTTCACCCGGCGTGGAGCTGCTGTTCGACGAGATCGCCGGCCTGCGCGCCGCGCACGCGAGCGGCCAGGTGCTGCCGGCGTGGAAGGCCGGGCCCGAGACGCTCGCGCTGCGGCGCCAGCTCGAAGCCATGCCCGATGGCGGCGTCTACGCGATCTCGGTGCCCGAAGCGCCCTACCGCTGTCCGCCCGGACCCTATGAGCGCGCGAGCGTGATCGCCGCCTACTTCCAGCGGGCGAAGCCGAGAGCCAAGGTGCTGATCCTCGACGCGAACCCCGACGTAACCTCCAAGCCGACCCTCTTCAAAAAAGCGTGGGCCGAGCTGTACCCGGGGAGGGTGGAGTTCCGGCCCTTGCACAAGGTGATCGGCGTGGAGGGCGGGCGCATCCGCATCGAAGTGCAGGACGACGTGCGCGCCGACGTGCTCAACCTGCTGCCGCCGATGCGCGCCAACACCATCGCCGCCGAGAGCGGCCTGATGAATGCCGGCCGCTGGTGCAAGGTCGACTGGCTCACGCTCGAATCGACCGCCGCGAAAGACGTGCACGTGCTCGGCGACGCGGTGCTCGCCGCCGGCGGCATGCCCAAGAGCGGCCACATGGCCAACGCGCATGCCAAGGTGGCGGCGGCTGCGATCGTGGCGCAGCTCACGGGCCAGCCGGTGAACCCGCGCCCCATGCTCACCAACACCTGCTACAGCCACGTGGCCGATGCGAGCGCGATCCATGTCGCGAGCGTGCACGAGTACGTGGCGGCCGAGGCCACCTTCAAGCCGGTGCCCGGCTCCGGCGGCGTCTCGGCGCAACGCAACGAGGCCGAGGCGGCGTATGCCGAGGGCTGGGCGCGCAACATCTGGGCCGACACGCTCGGGTGA